One window of Alosa sapidissima isolate fAloSap1 chromosome 21, fAloSap1.pri, whole genome shotgun sequence genomic DNA carries:
- the LOC121695610 gene encoding protein phosphatase 1 regulatory subunit 36 isoform X3, whose product MFLSSVKRSQREQVTMEHVKQVALSLLQENEAIPIPLCFLSLMKCRELNAFLAALLLYLSCYFEKMSLERKPKPLMAEPSVTEKQVMAETCAKVDLAQKQLALCYSTLILGLGLSQQHHMSCGRSKVSWTHRDRQLYECLYSFLCYAAWVTFGRKDLKGIQEEVGRLLRSDTFNPTLNGKESERSENQEESKANPKEPSPVTTERKKSERRPALSKIVTQRSPVMVSLLPFPREEAPHLFQRSHPRERSTAKLCNTEELMEQLSEQLASFRFGILGKPLKEFSRTTLMPRWSEHYDDNDDDDDDHDDNSSVHMQAKNPSFMTSRMSIAEEKPGTQSRANTVNSHATTEGQSSVTE is encoded by the exons ATGTTTTTGTCCTCTGTCAAGCGGTCCCAGAGGGAGCAGGTCACCATGGAGCACGTTAAGC AGGTGGCCTTGAGTTTACTGCAAGAGAATGAGGCCATCCCCATCCCACTCTGCTTTCTTTCTTTGATGAA GTGCAGGGAGCTTAATGCATTTTTGGCTGCTTTGCTACTTTACCTGTCCTGCTATTTTGAGAAGATGTCTCTGGAAAGGAAGCCAAAGCCGCTAATGGC TGAACCCAGCGTCACAGAGAAACAGGTGATGGCAGAGACTTGTGCAAAGGTCGACTTGGCCCAAAAACAGCTGGCCCTTTGCTACTCCACACTCATCTTAGGGCTGGGGCTGTCCCAGCAGCACCATATGTCATGTGGAAG GAGCAAAGTGTCGTGGACGCACAGAGACAGGCAGCTTTATGAG TGTCTGTACAGCTTTTTGTGCTACGCGGCGTGGGTGACATTCGGCAGGAAGGACCTGAAGGGGATTCAAGAGGAAGTAGGCCGACTTCTGCGCTCCGACACGTTCAACCCCACGCTGAACGGCAAGGAGTCGGAGAGGAGCGAGAACCAGGAGGAGAGCAAGGCCAACCCCAAAGAGCCCAGCCCAGTGACGACTGAGAGGAA GAAGTCGGAGCGACGCCCAGCTCTGAGCAAGATCGTGACCCAGCGCTCTCCGGTCATGGTGTCCCTGCTGCCCTTTCCCCGAGAGGAGGCCCCTCACCTGTTCCAGAGGTCCCACCCTCGTGAGCGGTCCACTGCCAAGCTCTGCAACACTGAGGAGCTGATGGAGCAACTTAGCGAACAGCTGGCCTCCTTCAG ATTTGGCATTCTGGGAAAACCCCTCAAAGAGTTCAGCCGCACCACACTAATGCCCCGGTGGTCAGAACATTATGACGACAACGACGACGATGACGATGACCATGATGACAACTCGTCTGTCCACATGCAGGCAAAGAACCCTTCCTTCATGACTAGTCGCATGTCCATAGCTGAGGAAAAGCCTGGGACCCAGAGCCGAGCCAACACTGTGAACTCACATGCCACCACTGAGGGACAGTCTTCAGTCACtgagtaa
- the LOC121695610 gene encoding protein phosphatase 1 regulatory subunit 36 isoform X1, with the protein MPKPTTEKINVPPPGRWIWNDDMNGLEFTCSLNSADDAKEKRKMGPLHEQVKKRLERSAQITSSSSRGRRKTLVSTAFVPMFLSSVKRSQREQVTMEHVKQVALSLLQENEAIPIPLCFLSLMKCRELNAFLAALLLYLSCYFEKMSLERKPKPLMAEPSVTEKQVMAETCAKVDLAQKQLALCYSTLILGLGLSQQHHMSCGRSKVSWTHRDRQLYECLYSFLCYAAWVTFGRKDLKGIQEEVGRLLRSDTFNPTLNGKESERSENQEESKANPKEPSPVTTERKKSERRPALSKIVTQRSPVMVSLLPFPREEAPHLFQRSHPRERSTAKLCNTEELMEQLSEQLASFRFGILGKPLKEFSRTTLMPRWSEHYDDNDDDDDDHDDNSSVHMQAKNPSFMTSRMSIAEEKPGTQSRANTVNSHATTEGQSSVTE; encoded by the exons ATGCCTAAACCAACAACTGAAAAG ATAAATGTTCCTCCCCCAGGGCGGTGGATATGGAACGATGATATGAATGGCCTCGAATTCACCTG TAGTTTAAACTCTGCTGATGATGccaaagaaaaaaggaagatgGGGCCTCTGCATGAACAAGTCAAAAAGCGCCTAGAGAG GTCTGCGCAGATCACGTCGTCGTCCAGTAGAGGGCGTCGGAAGACTTTAGTATCAACTGCATTCGTCCCCATGTTTTTGTCCTCTGTCAAGCGGTCCCAGAGGGAGCAGGTCACCATGGAGCACGTTAAGC AGGTGGCCTTGAGTTTACTGCAAGAGAATGAGGCCATCCCCATCCCACTCTGCTTTCTTTCTTTGATGAA GTGCAGGGAGCTTAATGCATTTTTGGCTGCTTTGCTACTTTACCTGTCCTGCTATTTTGAGAAGATGTCTCTGGAAAGGAAGCCAAAGCCGCTAATGGC TGAACCCAGCGTCACAGAGAAACAGGTGATGGCAGAGACTTGTGCAAAGGTCGACTTGGCCCAAAAACAGCTGGCCCTTTGCTACTCCACACTCATCTTAGGGCTGGGGCTGTCCCAGCAGCACCATATGTCATGTGGAAG GAGCAAAGTGTCGTGGACGCACAGAGACAGGCAGCTTTATGAG TGTCTGTACAGCTTTTTGTGCTACGCGGCGTGGGTGACATTCGGCAGGAAGGACCTGAAGGGGATTCAAGAGGAAGTAGGCCGACTTCTGCGCTCCGACACGTTCAACCCCACGCTGAACGGCAAGGAGTCGGAGAGGAGCGAGAACCAGGAGGAGAGCAAGGCCAACCCCAAAGAGCCCAGCCCAGTGACGACTGAGAGGAA GAAGTCGGAGCGACGCCCAGCTCTGAGCAAGATCGTGACCCAGCGCTCTCCGGTCATGGTGTCCCTGCTGCCCTTTCCCCGAGAGGAGGCCCCTCACCTGTTCCAGAGGTCCCACCCTCGTGAGCGGTCCACTGCCAAGCTCTGCAACACTGAGGAGCTGATGGAGCAACTTAGCGAACAGCTGGCCTCCTTCAG ATTTGGCATTCTGGGAAAACCCCTCAAAGAGTTCAGCCGCACCACACTAATGCCCCGGTGGTCAGAACATTATGACGACAACGACGACGATGACGATGACCATGATGACAACTCGTCTGTCCACATGCAGGCAAAGAACCCTTCCTTCATGACTAGTCGCATGTCCATAGCTGAGGAAAAGCCTGGGACCCAGAGCCGAGCCAACACTGTGAACTCACATGCCACCACTGAGGGACAGTCTTCAGTCACtgagtaa
- the LOC121695610 gene encoding protein phosphatase 1 regulatory subunit 36 isoform X2 produces MPKPTTEKINVPPPGRWIWNDDMNGLEFTCLNSADDAKEKRKMGPLHEQVKKRLERSAQITSSSSRGRRKTLVSTAFVPMFLSSVKRSQREQVTMEHVKQVALSLLQENEAIPIPLCFLSLMKCRELNAFLAALLLYLSCYFEKMSLERKPKPLMAEPSVTEKQVMAETCAKVDLAQKQLALCYSTLILGLGLSQQHHMSCGRSKVSWTHRDRQLYECLYSFLCYAAWVTFGRKDLKGIQEEVGRLLRSDTFNPTLNGKESERSENQEESKANPKEPSPVTTERKKSERRPALSKIVTQRSPVMVSLLPFPREEAPHLFQRSHPRERSTAKLCNTEELMEQLSEQLASFRFGILGKPLKEFSRTTLMPRWSEHYDDNDDDDDDHDDNSSVHMQAKNPSFMTSRMSIAEEKPGTQSRANTVNSHATTEGQSSVTE; encoded by the exons ATGCCTAAACCAACAACTGAAAAG ATAAATGTTCCTCCCCCAGGGCGGTGGATATGGAACGATGATATGAATGGCCTCGAATTCACCTG TTTAAACTCTGCTGATGATGccaaagaaaaaaggaagatgGGGCCTCTGCATGAACAAGTCAAAAAGCGCCTAGAGAG GTCTGCGCAGATCACGTCGTCGTCCAGTAGAGGGCGTCGGAAGACTTTAGTATCAACTGCATTCGTCCCCATGTTTTTGTCCTCTGTCAAGCGGTCCCAGAGGGAGCAGGTCACCATGGAGCACGTTAAGC AGGTGGCCTTGAGTTTACTGCAAGAGAATGAGGCCATCCCCATCCCACTCTGCTTTCTTTCTTTGATGAA GTGCAGGGAGCTTAATGCATTTTTGGCTGCTTTGCTACTTTACCTGTCCTGCTATTTTGAGAAGATGTCTCTGGAAAGGAAGCCAAAGCCGCTAATGGC TGAACCCAGCGTCACAGAGAAACAGGTGATGGCAGAGACTTGTGCAAAGGTCGACTTGGCCCAAAAACAGCTGGCCCTTTGCTACTCCACACTCATCTTAGGGCTGGGGCTGTCCCAGCAGCACCATATGTCATGTGGAAG GAGCAAAGTGTCGTGGACGCACAGAGACAGGCAGCTTTATGAG TGTCTGTACAGCTTTTTGTGCTACGCGGCGTGGGTGACATTCGGCAGGAAGGACCTGAAGGGGATTCAAGAGGAAGTAGGCCGACTTCTGCGCTCCGACACGTTCAACCCCACGCTGAACGGCAAGGAGTCGGAGAGGAGCGAGAACCAGGAGGAGAGCAAGGCCAACCCCAAAGAGCCCAGCCCAGTGACGACTGAGAGGAA GAAGTCGGAGCGACGCCCAGCTCTGAGCAAGATCGTGACCCAGCGCTCTCCGGTCATGGTGTCCCTGCTGCCCTTTCCCCGAGAGGAGGCCCCTCACCTGTTCCAGAGGTCCCACCCTCGTGAGCGGTCCACTGCCAAGCTCTGCAACACTGAGGAGCTGATGGAGCAACTTAGCGAACAGCTGGCCTCCTTCAG ATTTGGCATTCTGGGAAAACCCCTCAAAGAGTTCAGCCGCACCACACTAATGCCCCGGTGGTCAGAACATTATGACGACAACGACGACGATGACGATGACCATGATGACAACTCGTCTGTCCACATGCAGGCAAAGAACCCTTCCTTCATGACTAGTCGCATGTCCATAGCTGAGGAAAAGCCTGGGACCCAGAGCCGAGCCAACACTGTGAACTCACATGCCACCACTGAGGGACAGTCTTCAGTCACtgagtaa
- the LOC121695610 gene encoding protein phosphatase 1 regulatory subunit 36 isoform X4 — MKCRELNAFLAALLLYLSCYFEKMSLERKPKPLMAEPSVTEKQVMAETCAKVDLAQKQLALCYSTLILGLGLSQQHHMSCGRSKVSWTHRDRQLYECLYSFLCYAAWVTFGRKDLKGIQEEVGRLLRSDTFNPTLNGKESERSENQEESKANPKEPSPVTTERKKSERRPALSKIVTQRSPVMVSLLPFPREEAPHLFQRSHPRERSTAKLCNTEELMEQLSEQLASFRFGILGKPLKEFSRTTLMPRWSEHYDDNDDDDDDHDDNSSVHMQAKNPSFMTSRMSIAEEKPGTQSRANTVNSHATTEGQSSVTE; from the exons ATGAA GTGCAGGGAGCTTAATGCATTTTTGGCTGCTTTGCTACTTTACCTGTCCTGCTATTTTGAGAAGATGTCTCTGGAAAGGAAGCCAAAGCCGCTAATGGC TGAACCCAGCGTCACAGAGAAACAGGTGATGGCAGAGACTTGTGCAAAGGTCGACTTGGCCCAAAAACAGCTGGCCCTTTGCTACTCCACACTCATCTTAGGGCTGGGGCTGTCCCAGCAGCACCATATGTCATGTGGAAG GAGCAAAGTGTCGTGGACGCACAGAGACAGGCAGCTTTATGAG TGTCTGTACAGCTTTTTGTGCTACGCGGCGTGGGTGACATTCGGCAGGAAGGACCTGAAGGGGATTCAAGAGGAAGTAGGCCGACTTCTGCGCTCCGACACGTTCAACCCCACGCTGAACGGCAAGGAGTCGGAGAGGAGCGAGAACCAGGAGGAGAGCAAGGCCAACCCCAAAGAGCCCAGCCCAGTGACGACTGAGAGGAA GAAGTCGGAGCGACGCCCAGCTCTGAGCAAGATCGTGACCCAGCGCTCTCCGGTCATGGTGTCCCTGCTGCCCTTTCCCCGAGAGGAGGCCCCTCACCTGTTCCAGAGGTCCCACCCTCGTGAGCGGTCCACTGCCAAGCTCTGCAACACTGAGGAGCTGATGGAGCAACTTAGCGAACAGCTGGCCTCCTTCAG ATTTGGCATTCTGGGAAAACCCCTCAAAGAGTTCAGCCGCACCACACTAATGCCCCGGTGGTCAGAACATTATGACGACAACGACGACGATGACGATGACCATGATGACAACTCGTCTGTCCACATGCAGGCAAAGAACCCTTCCTTCATGACTAGTCGCATGTCCATAGCTGAGGAAAAGCCTGGGACCCAGAGCCGAGCCAACACTGTGAACTCACATGCCACCACTGAGGGACAGTCTTCAGTCACtgagtaa
- the LOC121695829 gene encoding probable thiopurine S-methyltransferase produces MAAQANRVMALSEWEDRWQTGRTGFHQPQVHKLLENNLDKVLCGRNEVRFFFPLCGKAVDMKWLADKGHSVVGVEISEKAIKQFFEEHKLTYSEESVPAIPGAKVFKSSNGKISLYQCDLYKFSSDVVGQFGGIWDRGSLVAINPCDREKYATLILSLMDKNCRYLLDTLLYNPELYKGPPFLVSDEDVKNLFGKTCDIAFLQSEDAFMDRHKDWGLDYLTEKVHLLTLKAN; encoded by the exons ATGGCAGCTCAGGCAAATAGGGTGATGGCATTGTCAGAGTGGGAGGACCGttggcagacgggcaggactgGCTTCCACCAACCCCAAGTTCACAA GCTGCTTGAAAACAACCTTGACAAGGTGCTGTGTGGGCGAAATGAAGTGCggttcttttttcctctctgtggGAAAGCTGTTGACATGAAATG GCTAGCGGATAAGGGCCATTCCGTGGTAGGGGTAGAGATATCCGAAAAGGCTATTAAGCAGTTCTTTGAAGAGCACAAGTTGACCTACAGTGAAGAGTCAGTCCCAGCCATACCAGGAGCAAAGGTGTTCAAG AGTTCCAATGGAAAGATCTCTCTGTACCAGTGTGACCTCTACAAGTTTTCCAG CGATGTTGTAGGGCAGTTTGGGGGAATCTGGGACAGAGGTTCCCTGGTGGCCATTAACCCCTGTGACAGAGAAAA GTATGCTACTCTCATCCTATCCCTAATGGACAAGAACTGCAGGTATCTCCTGGACACATTGTTGTATAACCCAGAGTTATACAAAG GTCCTCCATTTTTAGTTTCTGATGAAGATGTTAAAAATCTCTTTG GTAAAACCTGTGATATTGCATTCCTGCAATCAGAGGATGCTTTCATGGATCGCCACAAGGATTGGGGTTTGGACTACCTCACAGAGAAAGTGCATCTGCTGACTCTGAAGGCTAATTAG